One stretch of Erpetoichthys calabaricus chromosome 14, fErpCal1.3, whole genome shotgun sequence DNA includes these proteins:
- the nptx1l gene encoding neuronal pentraxin 1 like, which translates to MRATMRSFPLRFPLLALLLLEGTCQDFGQTRFICTSVPANMDMCAATMQNSGLAEDLKNTVMQLRDTVLQQKETIMNQKETIKELTAKLSRCESQSMTETVPGEAKAGSRRKETGSSKNTMGDVSRAPAETLSQLGQTLQSLKQRLENLEPMSRNNGSAQANSLKELLQSKIDDLERQVLSRVNSLEEGKPGLRNETEQRGKVESTLTSLHQRISDLEKGQKDNRPLDKFQLTFPLRTNYMYAKVKKSLPEMYAFTVCMWIKSNASPGVGTPFSYAVPGQTNELVLIEWGNNPMEILINDKVAKLPFIINDGKWHHICVTWTTRDGVWEAFQDGMMRGNGENLAPYHPIKPLGVLVLGQEQDTLGGGFDATQAFVGELANFNIWDRKLSPGEIYNLATCNNKALVGNVISWSESNIDIYGGATKWTFEACRQIN; encoded by the exons ATGCGGGCGACTATGCGCTCGTTCCCCCTCAGATTTCCGTTGCTGGCTCTCTTGCTCCTGGAGGGCACATGCCAAGATTTTGGACAGACCCGCTTCATCTGCACCTCTGTTCCCGCGAACATGGACATGTGCGCCGCGACGATGCAGAACAGCGGGCTGGCCGAGGACCTGAAGAACACGGTCATGCAGCTGAGGGACACTGTCCTGCAGCAGAAGGAAACCATCATGAACCAAAAAGAGACGATCAAAGAGCTGACTGCCAAACTGAGCCGATGTGAGAGCCAGAGTATGACAGAGACCGTTCCGGGAGAAGCAAAAGCGGGTTCAAGGAGGAAGGAAACGGGATCCTCCAAAAACACCATGGGGGACGTATCGCGGGCACCGGCCGAAACGTTAAGCCAACTGGGGCAAACTTTACAGTCACTGAAGCAGCGGCTCGAAAACCTGGAG CCAATGAGCAGGAATAACGGATCGGCGCAAGCGAACAGCCTCAAGGAGCTCCTGCAGAGCAAGATCGACGACCTGGAAAGGCAGGTTCTGTCCCGGGTCAACAGTTTGGAAGAAGGGAAGCCCGGCTTGAGAAACGAGACCGAGCAGAGGGGCAAAGTGGAGTCGACACTCACCTCGCTGCACCAGAGGATAAGCGATTTGGAGAAGG GTCAGAAGGACAACAGGCCACTTGATAAATTCCAGCTGACCTTCCCGCTGCGGACCAATTACATGTACGCCAAAGTGAAGAAGAGCCTGCCCGAGATGTACGCCTTCACCGTGTGTATGTGGATTAAATCCAACGCGTCCCCCGGTGTCGGCACCCCTTTCTCGTACGCGGTGCCGGGGCAGACCAACGAACTTGTGCTCATCGAGTGGGGGAACAACCCAATGGAGATCCTCATTAACGACAAG GTGGCGAAGCTGCCCTTCATCATTAATGACGGAAAATGGCATCACATCTGCGTCACTTGGACCACCCGAGATGGTGTGTGGGAGGCATTTCAAGATGGCATGATGCGAGGCAATGGGGAGAATCTGGCCCCCTACCATCCCATCAAGCCACTGGGAGTACTGGTCTTGGGCCAGGAGCAG GACACTCTGGGCGGGGGATTTGATGCCACCCAAGCCTTCGTGGGAGAGCTCGCCAATTTCAATATCTGGGACAGAAAGCTGTCACCTGGGGAGATTTACAATCTGGCCACCTGCAACAACAAGGCTCTCGTAGGGAACGTCATCTCCTGGTCAGAAAGCAATATCGACATCTACGGTGGGGCTACCAAATGGACATTCGAGGCGTGCCGTCAGATCAACTAG